From Rhodobium gokarnense, a single genomic window includes:
- a CDS encoding TRAP transporter small permease, with protein MSLLAKVLDASERVLAAVCILSFAAMFVLGIATVVFRFIIESSLAFPDELIRYLFVWMIFLGSAVAFRRNMHAAIGIVVAHLPALPKRLALLVATAVSGVFFALIFWAGMKLTIRVVPQISPALEVSMAWVYGAIPVGMAFLIVYALELFARQLTAPAADLTAEGQ; from the coding sequence ATGTCCCTTCTTGCCAAAGTGCTCGACGCTTCGGAACGCGTCCTGGCGGCGGTCTGCATCCTCTCCTTCGCCGCGATGTTCGTCCTTGGCATCGCGACGGTGGTGTTCCGCTTCATCATCGAAAGCTCGCTCGCCTTTCCCGACGAACTGATCCGCTACCTGTTCGTGTGGATGATCTTCCTCGGCTCGGCCGTCGCCTTCCGGCGCAACATGCATGCCGCCATCGGCATCGTCGTCGCCCATCTGCCGGCGCTGCCGAAGCGCCTCGCCCTGCTGGTCGCGACCGCCGTCAGCGGCGTCTTCTTCGCCCTCATCTTCTGGGCCGGGATGAAGCTGACGATCCGCGTCGTGCCGCAAATCTCGCCGGCGCTGGAGGTCTCCATGGCCTGGGTCTACGGCGCCATTCCCGTCGGCATGGCCTTTCTCATCGTCTATGCGCTCGAGCTGTTTGCGCGCCAGTTGACGGCGCCGGCCGCCGATCTGACGGCGGAGGGGCAGTGA